The Geoalkalibacter sp. genome includes the window GATCTAGGCCTGGATCTGATCATCACCGATCACCATCAGCCTCCCGACATCCTTCCCCCCGCCCTGGCCCTGATCAATCCGCACCTGCCCGGCGACCGCTTTCCCGAAAAGCATCTGGCCGGCGTGGGCGTGGCCTTTTTCCTGATGCTGGCGGTGCGTCGTCAGCTGCGCGACGAGGGCTGGTTTGCCGGGCGCCCCGAGCCTGACCTGCGCCAGGTGCTCGATCTGGTGGCCCTGGGCACCATCGCCGACGTCGTACCTCTAACCGGGGTCAATCGCATCCTTACCCGCGCCGGTCTGGATCTGCTCGCCCGGGATCAGCGACCCGGCCTTCTTGCCCTGCGTCAGATTGCCGGGGTGCGGGAAGTGACCTGCGGTATTGTGGGCTTTCAACTGGCGCCGCGCCTTAACGCCGCCGGGCGGCTGGAGGACGCCACCCTGGCCGTGAACCTGCTGCTGAGCGACGATCCCTCGCAGGCGCAGAGCATCGCCCGACAGCTCGACGATTGCAACCGCGAGCGTCAGCGCATCGAAGCGCAAACCCTGGAACAGGCCTTGGAGCGGCTCGCCGCACTCAATCAGCCGCAGCGGCGCTCCATCGTGCTGGCCGATGAGCGCTGGCATGCCGGGGTCATCGGCATTGTCGCCAGCCGCCTCGTCGAGCGCTTTCATCGGCCCACCATCCTCATCGCCCTTGATCAGGGACGCGGCAAGGGCTCGGGTCGCTCCATTCGCGGTTTTCATCTTTATCGCGCTCTGCATCGGTGCGGCGCGCGTCTGCAAGGTTTCGGCGGTCACGAATATGCCGCGGGCCTGAGCATCGCCGAAGCGGAGTTGGAAAGCTTTGCCGCGGAGATCGAGTCGCTTGCGCGACAGGAATTAAGGGAGGAGGAT containing:
- the recJ gene encoding single-stranded-DNA-specific exonuclease RecJ codes for the protein MEPVSRRDWRPRGASLDESAITSLAGELKLSQLCARVLAGRGLGEARAAHAFLKARLGALPDPARLLNMEQAARRLARAVREGEPMVVHGDYDVDGITGTALLVESLRALGGRVDFHIPQRLRDGYGLSADALRAAKAQGKGLVVSVDCGISAHEEALLARDLGLDLIITDHHQPPDILPPALALINPHLPGDRFPEKHLAGVGVAFFLMLAVRRQLRDEGWFAGRPEPDLRQVLDLVALGTIADVVPLTGVNRILTRAGLDLLARDQRPGLLALRQIAGVREVTCGIVGFQLAPRLNAAGRLEDATLAVNLLLSDDPSQAQSIARQLDDCNRERQRIEAQTLEQALERLAALNQPQRRSIVLADERWHAGVIGIVASRLVERFHRPTILIALDQGRGKGSGRSIRGFHLYRALHRCGARLQGFGGHEYAAGLSIAEAELESFAAEIESLARQELREEDLRPQLLHDGEVALAAFVKDAVEELSALAPFGPGNPEPLFRVNAAEFQRPRCVGREHLQFQLGQGDLSLPCIAFGEASRWQGINGRVDVLCTPHINRWQGRETVQLRVKDLRENSRG